Within Topomyia yanbarensis strain Yona2022 chromosome 2, ASM3024719v1, whole genome shotgun sequence, the genomic segment GTGCCTCTCGCAGTCAGCAGTATcttcagtcgtcccggccctgtgtCTGGGAATGGAGAGGGGGACTCCCAAATTGCCCTCTTTGGcaagtattttaaaaataattttgatgaatCAACCGTTTTTCCTGATGGAACTGCTTGTTCTAGCTCGAATGCTTCCGACTGTCAATTAATAAGTCAACGATGTCAGCCGTCAGCTGGAAACCTCCTGAGGAGCACTCCAACTTCCATCACGGGTGCTACCAATTCATGCAGTTCACCCGCGCCTTCTGCTGTTAGCAGTCATTCCAGTCTCCCCGGTGTGCATTCCAGACGACGGAATCAAGGAGTGCCGGTCAGCCTTCCGTGCCTAATACCGTCGCCCATCCATTTATACTATCAAAATGTGGGTGGCATGAATTCCTGTGCAAATACCTATCGCCTTGCTACCTCGGACTGCTGTTACGACATTATCGcattgacagaaacatggctaaatGAGCAGACCCTTTCCAGCCAGGTGATTTGCTCTGACTACGAGGTTCTCAGATGTGATCGGAGTCCTCTCAACAGCCACAAATCCTCCGGAGGCGGTGTTTTGCTCGCTGTGCGTCGTGGAATTAAAGTTCAACACATAACAAATGATGCTTGGAACAGCATCGAACAAGTATGGGCAGCGATAAAATTGGGAAATCGAACATTATAtatatgtgtggtttatttccctCCCGATAAAATTCGCAACTCTGCACTAGTTGATTCTCATTCTGAATCATTGACTTCTGTTGCTGCGATGGCGCAACCCACTGACGAAATCATGATCCTCGGCGATTTCAACCTTTCTACAATAAAGTGGCGTTCCATTCATAACGGATTTCTACAACCCGACCCAGACGAATCTGTTTTTCATCCTGGCAGCATTACTCTTCTGGATGGCTATAGCACGGCTACACTTCTGCAGATTAACAGCACAACGAACGAGAACGACCGGATTTTAGATCTATGCTTCGTTAATGCCAGAGATCAATCGCCGCATATTTCCACCGCCCTCGCCCCGCTAGTAAAGTATGTTCGCCACCATCCGCCTCTACATCTTACACTCCAGGACGTACCGCCTATGAAGTTTTCGAGCCACGCGCCCACCgtgtgttacaattataagcgagccgactatagcagcattctgaatattttacaaagcattaactgggattctgtgctaagcaaggatgatgtgaactccgccgctgaaacgttctgccatataagctaccttatcgatcgtcatgtcccaaagtgtaatcaacgaagtgatcaattcccctggcagacagccgagttacgtcagctaaaaactgcaaaaagagcagcattacgaaagtttaccaaacgccgtaccttgtcactgagagcttattatgtaaggctcaacaacgattttaaaaaactgaacagtttttgtttttcaaactatcaacgaaaaatgcaacgtaagcttaagccggatcctaaatcgttttggagatacgtcaatgaccagcggaaagaaaccggcttgccttctgcaatgtttttgaatggcgaagctggtcatgattcacaagccatatgcaaattgttcgcctctaaatttgcgagtgtgttcgtcagtgagacattgtcctcgcagcagattgacgttgcagctagcggcgtggcccaactcgaacggtcagtgaaTGAGATTCGTGTagagcactcggatattgtatcagcagcatccaagcttaaagcatcgtcatctcccgggccagatggtgtccctgctgtgtttttgaaaaagtgtatatctggtttggtggaaccactctgtcaactattcaaaatgtcactgacaaccgcgatttttcctcaattgtggaaagcagctttcatctttcctgtccacaaaaaaggtgataagaggaacattcccagccaacattttgattcactttaataagttgcaatttgattaactgaactcttcaacgatatgaattgattgtataaaatgcacagatctcttctatgtgaacaaaagtggaggccatatacgtacaacaaatcggtatagtagaactatgtgatttacgacgaattttgatctcatcagaagcattatacaatcatctagcttatcattttgagtttatatatgatcaactttacaatcacacatgaaggtttatgcagcttaaggtccccaatgtggtaccaagaagtatttttaaaaaaataatattatgaaaataaaaaatcaggatgagatttcaataattctgttaTAAGGCACAGTTACGCCCACACTGGTAGATAAGTTTATCATGGGTGAGGTTGGAGTCACTggaacatcaattattaaaattacctgctacgatttacttccagtttcgaacctgagatcttcgtattcccagcttagccgctatgtactcatctatttatacactgttaagcaacgattatatttgatcatttttatcgctttgtgattacgatctaaaaacaccataatccaacctaaatatggcactccaatgataccttctctacctgtcaaatcacaacctacattctgtactcaagccattttttattgctcaaatattgaactagtctggcagagaatttgcgaagtgctataaggaggtgattatttttttgaacgattttgcagtttaatccaattgcaaattaatatctatacaatgtttcaaaattgtctttattaatccgcatgtacaattttgttttaagttgtggtggactaataaataacttcaagtcaacattgtatatcgatcacagatttgcattttatgtgaactttttacaacaaaacataatttttgcttgcactatttgtaattttgatttaatctgtcattatttgtaatttattgcaaacttttatatacgattgctggtttgctgggttgacaattatagaggaatttctgcgctctgtgccatttccaagcttccaagagttagtcgtggtggagtcagtgttttttcactgtaaggaatatatttctaaagaccaacatggattcatgccgaatcgatcgacgtcgacgaatctactatctctaacctcttttgtgtccgaagggttcgatgcgaatcaacaaactgatgttatatatactgacttatctgcagcttttgacaaaatcaatcacgatatcgcagtcgctaaattggaaaaacttggcttcagtggatcactcctgctatggtttcaatcctatctcgttggccgtcaactcaatgtgaacataggtgatgcatactccaaactgttctccgcaacgtctggtattccgcaaggaagtcacctcGGACCAttgatattcactctctatttcaacgatgtaaactatcagctgaaaggaccacggttgtcgtatgcagatgatctaaaaattttcaacagaattaggagccgatcggacgcacaatatttgcagcagcaattcgacactttcagcagatggtgtgaaaacaaccgaatgattctgaatccggcgaaatgttctgtgatatcgttcaccagaaaaaaagatcccattgagtttgaatataacttgtctgcagctcttgtttcccgggtgagctgcgttaaggatcttggagtgctgttagattcgaaacttacatttaagaatcacatttcgtatgttgttggtaaagcatcgcgaagcctgggcttcatcttccgtacggctaaatccttcacagacatttattgtctcaaaagcctctactgctctttagtgcgctccacgctggagtattgttcggcagtctggaacccgaattacatgaacagccgcgatcgaattgaaggcgttcaacgaaaatttatacggtatgctcttcgacgcctgccttggcgcgatccttttcgtctaccaagctacgagagtcggtgtcaactcatccagctcgatacccttcagcgccgtagagaaactgcaagagccttattcatctctgatcttctgtcaggacgcatcgattctccagatttactagagcgagtcaacatccaagcaaggtccagaacgttacgcggaaacgttcttctgagagtgccgtttcgacgaactattcaaacagctaatgccgctatcacgggactacaacgcctcttcactcgtgtgtcgcacctgttcgactttcatttgtctcgtatatctttaagaaagcgattcctgcagttttttaaatgtaattagtttaagtttccatcattggggccgagtgcggcctgttgatgcgtgcgataaataaataaataaataaataaataaataaataaataaataaataaaccattataattcaactattatactaccataccattttagttaccatttccaataccttccATGTATCCTATACTagagatttgtatactacattgaAATTTTACGTAagaggttaatattgctctggtCTTTGTTATACGAATATCTGTTTACGCTTCTCCAAAAATCTGTAGCTTAACATGATCAAAATTCCTCGTACTGTAATATTACGGCGATAGGTCAGTTGGATAAAGTGACAGTCCACTTTAGTATCAACGAAACTCTCTTCAGAAGATGGCGTGTAATAAAACAAATCTTAATGAATCcatagaattgaaatgtgaagcgaatgaaattttttttctccgcctaatattttatgcatcgctagatctaaaatatgcatgccaccgtaatctgtatggttcttgaatggtatgttgtcaaaatgtatatggaaaacagcacatttttgtatggtgactgttcttaacaacccgttgtttgtatggtctagaatggaaaaacgacactgattatgttcgatattataccaggcaatggttaatctattgttgaacgaaccatattggaaattgttttgaaacgattgatgcaatggttggcatatggtacacatATATGCGGGGTCTAATTACAGTAAGAGAAAGAGAAGTATTGATACACGCAGCaacgaacaattcgtttgcctgaTGAAGCCGATTCGTAAAAAGTCAACAAAATTTGCATCGAGATTTTTACGATAAACTCGCaataaacataaaaagtaaTTCAATAGAATAtaacgaatgattcatcatatgtacgaaatattcgtatattttatgaaaatattctgtacgaatctaattcttagcgatttacgaatatatccTCTCAGTGTATACCAAagcattatttatttatttatttatcacacCTTCGAAAGCAATATTGAATAATAGACAAGAAGGCGCATTACCTTGCCATAGTCTTTTCCGAGATTCAAAAGCACTCGTAAAAGCACGTGATATTCCGACGAAGCACTCGATCGATTTTCGCTTTGATCAATCGTGTCGGTGATATTCGTAACTCTTCTGCAAGGCTTGTACCAGTGAAATCCGTTTCAGATTGCTTTAACACGGTGTTCAGTAATGTGATTGCTCAATTGTTGCAGCAATCCAGCTTTCATCCTTTTTGTAAATGGTGCTTGTAGGCTCACCGTACAATTCTCTGTTAAAGTGTCTTTCTCTCCGTGTTAGAACAAGTCACATGGCAGTTGATCTTTGATATTCTTCAACCATACAATCTTCTTCTGAACCTCAACTGGGTGTTGGGAATCATATGTCCGCCCCGCGCGTCCGCGGGTTAATTCGCGCACTAGTATCATCGTCTACTGATTCGCTATTTAGATGTTCGTCATAGTACTGTTTGCACCTATCGATCATTTCAAACATATCGAATAGTGGCTCATAGCCTTCGCGAGAACGATTGGCCGTCTCCTAGAACTTCCGTATCTTATTATCGTCGTAAAGCTTTGTCATCATGATCTACGGCTTTTTTCGTCCGAATTTTTCTTGTCTGTATCGTTTCTCATTCATCCTCGTACGGTGCTGCAGCATTTTTGCCTATGCCTATGGTGCAACCTATGGTGCTACGTATGGTGCTTCATAGGTTGCTCCAAGCATCCTCAAGAGTAGCAACGCCGACCTATCCTTCTGTTGGTAGTGCCGTCTCCAGCTACTGCGCGTATTTCCGCAGCACGATCGTAGCTGCTAGATGTTGATCCCTGGTGGACGCCCTGCTCGACGAGTGTTGTACCAACATTTCTTGGAAGGCTGTGAAgatcacacatcgttggccgttgtcattcgtAACGGAGTGCAGACTGTCCGGTTCGACCACCGATTTGTACATTGTCTGCTGACCTATCTGGGCGTTCAAGACGTCGTTAATCAGCTTAACATCCCACCGTGAGCAGCTGTCATAGAAGCGTTCCAGCTCCGcctaaaatgcatctttctcgttCGTTGATCTCGCTTTGTATGGGCAGTGAACGTTGCTGACACGGTAGTTGAAGATAAACGGGCTTTTGCTACTTGATCAAGCGAGGGCGAATATTGTCCAGCACTATATAGTCCAGCTTCATTGTGACGCGGCTCTGGAAGAGCTTTTTCAAAACTATGACACTTTTTAGCCATTTTTAAACACTTTTGGAAGTTTTGAATTCGGGAAATCGTTCACTTTTAGAATCTGTGAAATTGAACCCGACGGATGCATCTGGTTCCCGCAAATCCGGATTTGCGGAGGGATATTTCAGTACTGGGAAGCAATTTGTAAATACCTGCAAATAAAGTTCTATAGATATCAAATTTCTTGGAATTGCCCAGAAGGTTGATTCTCATCGTTGCGGGATCGCATGACGATTTGACTATGCCTTACGGGTATCTGCTTCGGAAAGAGCGTTGCGGAGTCAATTCATCAAATGTTTCCAAAACCATAAAGCGTTGTCTTGTGAgtcaattccaagaattttgtcAGTATTCCATTTAGATTCACAAATTGGAAGTATTGGAACAGACCTCCGGAAATCCAAATTACCGGGAACCAGATGCATTTTTACAGATTCTAGTggttgagtttctgaatccaaacaTCCGAATGCCATAGTTATGACTATTTTTGTTGTGGGGGTACCTGGTTACCCTGTCTGCCTGTTCGGAAGTACAAGAAATCCAATAGTCCCCGATTACCGTCTCATTAGTTTTATTCCCCCAAAAACTATGCTTGGTGATATTCTAAGATGGTACTATGTAGCAATTTCCAGCTTGGGAAGAAGCACTGTATTTTCATAGATCAAAATCTGCAAAGGAGTACcatgtcggacacataacggttaaccctccggcactcgcgccgttgtattttgtgcaacaccttccgaaactctagcgaaaccttcttccagcaccagcgggtgctcattcggggagccattcgcgcgagggTTAATTGCGATCGTGTGAAGAGTCTTAGCCTTACTTTGCTTTGCGCACCATGATTACTACGTAAAGCTGCCTTGCAggccacttggtcaagtttaAATGCGTTTTATTCTGTTCATtccaaattgataaaaaaataaaggaaaTTCCGTCCTTCTAATTCGGTCCATGCTTTTGTCCTATATATTCATTTCTTTATTAagagtttaataaaaaaaacccaaTATCATTTTTAGGTGCAATACATGTTTTATAgagaaaatggctgaaaaagattataaattgtttatgaaaaacattccaaaatatgaaaattccaTTGATGAGATAGCTTGGTTAGCCAAAAATATGTAAGATTTAAGCTTTTTTCCCCGGGCGGCAAAAAGTCTAGCGCCGCCACTGTTGTAACCTGTTGTTTTTTGTTAGTTTAAGTCAAAATAGAAGCTTATAAATATAGTTTGTGTTGTTAATGTGTGTTGTGTCCCAGGCAACGAATGATACCCAAGTGATATGTAATAGCAATGGTATAACACATGCCATTCTACCCGTTTTGATCTGTTCAACCCTAACCGATGTCGGGAGCCTAGCAACACCAATTGAGTTATCAAAGAGGGCTAGGCTGGTCCCCGACAAAGTCATTGTCTACATAATGTTATTTCGACTATCCTATCCTTCTCACAAACGTAATTTTCCGCGTGCTTTgatgaaaattgttaaaattatttGAAAGAAAATTTTTAGAATTAGTATTGATTTCAATTACgagtacagtaatgtttcgattatatcacgcttatatatccatatatgtatgcatgtatctttttttacaatggagaatacatttacgtactagcccagtacacgtgctattagtagatgccaagctaccacacggggtgtactgggagTGTGTCGGGCTCTAATGGTGACGCAGCCATTAacaccgactaaactccatgccatcgttcctcccagggactacctctcggtattacttctggggggatggctgtacttgatgtactcattcactctcgctcacgcgttcatacgtcctgtttGAGGcttgacttttgtgctcgcctttttcattccttgctaggcttacttttgtgctcgccccacccataccatatgaggctgacttgtatgctcaccctatggttcactctcgatcataccactctattacacccctgtcgctcccactggcatcccatgtgggacatttttcgtaggccccacttctgacataccatgtgagac encodes:
- the LOC131681052 gene encoding uncharacterized protein LOC131681052 produces the protein MPKLGRMGCISASSSTFGKNVLMTGSRGFGKHLDWDKSIANSSYFRLRTDNSPVDQRQPGRIVESNMESPNPPSTVVPLAVSSIFSRPGPVSGNGEGDSQIALFGNSNASDCQLISQRCQPSAGNLLRSTPTSITGATNSCSSPAPSAVSSHSSLPGVHSRRRNQGVPVSLPCLIPSPIHLYYQNVGGMNSCANTYRLATSDCCYDIIALTETWLNEQTLSSQVICSDYEVLRCDRSPLNSHKSSGGGVLLAVRRGIKVQHITNDAWNSIEQVWAAIKLGNRTLYICVVYFPPDKIRNSALVDSHSESLTSVAAMAQPTDEIMILGDFNLSTIKWRSIHNGFLQPDPDESVFHPGSITLLDGYSTATLLQINSTTNENDRILDLCFVNARDQSPHISTALAPLVKSVRTLSLYHYRQKADSTLSSPV